One genomic region from Chiloscyllium plagiosum isolate BGI_BamShark_2017 chromosome 21, ASM401019v2, whole genome shotgun sequence encodes:
- the LOC122560584 gene encoding parvalbumin, thymic-like, whose translation MASMTSVLEAKDIEKAVSECAAATFNHKTFFVTSGLTKKSDDDLAKVFDILDQDRSGFIEVEELKLFLQSFSKSARQLNDTETSAFLSAGDSDHDGKIGVEEFKSMVKA comes from the exons ATGGCTTCGATGACCTCAGTATTGGAAGCTAAAGACATCGAGAAGGCCGTATCTGAATGTGCCG CCGCTACATTCAATCATAAGACATTCTTTGTAACTAGCGGCTTGACGAAGAAGTCGGATGATGACCTTGCTAAAGTGTTTGACATCCTTGACCAGGATCGTAGTGGGTTCATTGAAGTGGAAGAGCTGAA ACTGTTCCTTCAGAGCTTTTCTAAAAGTGCACGGCAACTGAATGACACTGAGACCAGTGCATTCCTTAGTGCTGGAGACAGTGATCACGATGGCAAGATCGGAGTTGAAG AGTTCAAGTCAATGGTCAAAGCATAA